The uncultured Methanomethylovorans sp. genome contains a region encoding:
- the gltA gene encoding NADPH-dependent glutamate synthase: protein MAIRQPMPVQDPAERRKTFNEVALGYTEEQAIAEAARCLQCKDPKCVQGCPVNIDIPAFIASVSERDFDAAIRIIKLTNSLPAVCGRVCPQEVQCEEYCVLAKKEQPIAIGRLERFAADHESAKGVESPQKAKSTGKHVAVVGSGPAGLTAAADLAKAGHSVTIFESLHEPGGVLTYGIPEFRLPKAIVRQEIEYIKQLGVDIKVDYIIGRIKTLDELSEDFDAVFLGTGAGLPNFMGIEGENFNGVYSANEFLTRVNLMKAFCFPEYDTPIKRGKKVIVVGGGNVAMDAARCALRLGADEVSIVYRRGEDELPARREEVENAKEEGIVFRLLTNPVRILGDDKMKVKSVECIRMDLGEPDASGRRKPMPMKGSEHEVEADTVIIAIGTSPNPIIFSGSKGLKSTSKGTIVVDDSAMSSMAGVCAGGDVVTGAATVISAMGAGKLAAQTINEYLKK from the coding sequence ATGGCAATCAGACAGCCTATGCCAGTACAGGATCCTGCTGAAAGGCGTAAGACTTTCAATGAAGTGGCGCTGGGGTACACTGAAGAGCAAGCAATTGCTGAAGCTGCACGCTGCCTTCAATGTAAAGATCCAAAATGTGTGCAGGGATGTCCTGTTAATATCGATATCCCGGCTTTCATAGCCAGTGTTTCTGAACGTGATTTCGATGCAGCTATCAGGATCATTAAACTCACCAATTCTCTTCCTGCAGTGTGCGGACGTGTTTGTCCTCAGGAAGTGCAGTGTGAAGAATACTGTGTGCTTGCAAAGAAAGAGCAGCCTATAGCCATAGGCCGCCTTGAGCGTTTTGCTGCAGACCATGAGAGCGCTAAAGGTGTTGAATCTCCTCAGAAAGCAAAGTCCACTGGTAAACACGTGGCTGTAGTGGGTTCAGGTCCCGCAGGACTTACTGCTGCTGCTGATCTTGCAAAAGCCGGTCATTCCGTGACCATTTTCGAATCACTTCATGAGCCCGGAGGAGTACTAACCTACGGTATCCCCGAGTTTCGTCTTCCTAAAGCGATAGTACGCCAGGAAATCGAATACATTAAACAGCTCGGAGTGGACATAAAAGTAGACTATATCATTGGCAGGATTAAGACTCTGGATGAACTAAGTGAAGATTTCGATGCCGTATTCCTGGGTACAGGTGCAGGGCTTCCAAATTTTATGGGTATTGAAGGAGAGAATTTCAATGGGGTTTATTCTGCAAATGAGTTTTTGACCCGTGTAAATCTGATGAAAGCTTTCTGTTTCCCTGAATATGACACACCAATAAAGCGTGGTAAGAAGGTCATAGTTGTGGGCGGTGGAAATGTGGCAATGGATGCTGCAAGGTGTGCTCTGAGGCTGGGTGCTGATGAGGTTAGCATCGTCTATCGCCGTGGAGAAGATGAACTGCCCGCACGCAGAGAAGAAGTCGAGAATGCTAAGGAAGAAGGCATAGTCTTCAGGCTGCTCACAAATCCTGTACGTATTTTGGGTGATGACAAAATGAAGGTTAAGAGTGTGGAATGTATAAGGATGGACCTTGGTGAGCCTGATGCATCAGGCCGCAGGAAACCTATGCCAATGAAAGGTTCAGAGCATGAGGTCGAGGCCGATACTGTGATAATTGCCATAGGCACATCTCCAAACCCAATCATATTCTCAGGTTCCAAGGGCCTTAAATCCACTTCCAAAGGCACTATCGTTGTAGACGATTCAGCCATGAGCTCTATGGCAGGTGTATGTGCAGGTGGGGATGTTGTCACAGGCGCAGCAACTGTGATCAGTGCTATGGGTGCAGGGAAGCTCGCTGCTCAGACAATCAATGAATACCTTAAAAAATGA
- a CDS encoding sulfide/dihydroorotate dehydrogenase-like FAD/NAD-binding protein, protein MSYRIIEKRDMVQQVHLMKVLAPDVARAAKPGQFVIIRIDEQSERIPLTIADYNVVEGSVTIIFQEMGKTTKRLAALRAQDELEDFVGPLGTPSEIEKLGTVVLVGGGVGVAPVYPQARAYKAAGNKVISIIGARNENLLILEEEMQGVCDELHICTDDGTKGHHGFVTDVLQKMLQNGEHVDRVVAIGPPIMMRAVTGVTKPFGVQTIVSLNPIMIDGTGMCGGCRVSVGGETRFACVDGPEFDGHKVDFNLLMSRLAVYRDEESSSLKKHECKCEGGY, encoded by the coding sequence ATGTCATACAGGATAATTGAGAAACGTGATATGGTTCAGCAGGTACACTTGATGAAAGTACTTGCACCAGATGTGGCAAGGGCTGCAAAGCCCGGGCAATTTGTGATAATCAGAATTGATGAACAAAGTGAAAGAATTCCTCTTACCATTGCAGATTACAATGTTGTGGAAGGTTCAGTGACAATTATTTTCCAGGAAATGGGTAAGACTACCAAACGGCTGGCTGCTCTAAGAGCTCAGGACGAACTTGAGGACTTTGTAGGACCGTTGGGTACTCCCTCCGAAATAGAGAAACTGGGTACTGTTGTACTTGTTGGGGGAGGAGTGGGTGTTGCTCCTGTTTATCCTCAGGCAAGAGCCTACAAGGCTGCAGGCAATAAAGTAATATCTATTATAGGTGCCAGGAATGAGAATTTGCTGATCCTTGAAGAAGAAATGCAGGGAGTATGTGATGAACTCCATATCTGTACAGATGACGGTACAAAAGGTCATCATGGTTTTGTTACCGATGTGCTACAAAAAATGCTGCAAAATGGTGAACATGTGGATAGGGTAGTAGCAATTGGCCCACCCATTATGATGCGGGCTGTGACAGGTGTCACAAAGCCCTTTGGGGTTCAGACCATTGTAAGTCTTAATCCCATAATGATCGATGGTACAGGCATGTGTGGTGGCTGCCGCGTTTCAGTAGGCGGCGAGACCAGGTTTGCCTGTGTGGACGGGCCTGAGTTCGATGGACATAAAGTTGATTTTAATTTACTCATGAGCCGTCTGGCAGTTTACAGAGATGAAGAAAGCAGTTCTCTTAAGAAACATGAATGTAAATGTGAAGGTGGGTATTAA
- a CDS encoding polyprenol monophosphomannose synthase, with product MQVSIVLPTYNEKENLTLVIQKLLNVFDDNRVKGNIIIVDDNSPDNTGILADQIAKREDRVQVIHREGKMGLGTAYVTGFKHALENNMADLVFSMDCDQSHDPAYIPDFIDMHLKGYDIVVGSRYISGGGVENWGIHRRIMSKGANLLSSTVLGIKVKDMTTGYRCYAGTVLKDINMDSITSNGYSFLEEILFMCNKRGFIIGETPIVFIDRTLGSSKLSKNEMWKFFLTLIRLKLK from the coding sequence GTGCAGGTATCTATTGTTCTTCCCACATATAACGAAAAAGAGAATTTGACCCTGGTAATACAAAAACTCTTGAATGTCTTTGATGACAATCGGGTAAAGGGGAATATAATAATTGTAGACGATAATTCCCCAGATAACACAGGAATACTGGCAGATCAAATTGCTAAGAGAGAGGATAGAGTACAAGTCATACACCGAGAAGGAAAAATGGGACTTGGGACTGCATACGTAACTGGCTTCAAGCATGCACTTGAAAATAATATGGCAGATCTTGTATTCTCTATGGACTGTGATCAATCACATGATCCCGCATATATTCCTGATTTTATTGATATGCATCTAAAAGGATACGATATAGTGGTCGGTTCCAGGTATATATCAGGAGGCGGAGTTGAGAACTGGGGAATACACCGACGTATCATGAGCAAGGGTGCAAACCTGCTATCAAGCACTGTACTTGGGATCAAGGTAAAAGATATGACCACTGGCTACAGGTGCTACGCAGGAACAGTGCTAAAAGACATAAATATGGACTCGATTACATCCAATGGGTATTCATTTCTTGAAGAAATACTGTTCATGTGCAATAAAAGGGGTTTCATCATTGGAGAAACACCTATAGTGTTCATTGATAGAACTCTTGGAAGCTCCAAGCTATCTAA